The following are encoded in a window of Drosophila simulans strain w501 chromosome 3L, Prin_Dsim_3.1, whole genome shotgun sequence genomic DNA:
- the LOC27208892 gene encoding tax1-binding protein 3 homolog — protein MAKMAFQHQAGTAMECLSIPITLHKEKDYDQEGREILKCGFKIGGGIDQDYKKSPQGYTDYGIYVTEVHEGSPAARAGLRIHDKILQCNGYDFTMVTHKKAVSYIRKNPILNMLVARKGVTST, from the exons ATGGCGAAAATGGCATTCCAGCACCAGGCCGGCACGGCGATGGAGTGCTTAAGC ATTCCCATCACGCTGCACAAGGAGAAGGACTACGACCAGGAGGGGCGCGAGATCCTCAAGTGCGGCTTCAAGATCGGCGGCGGAATTGACCAGGACTATAAGAAAAGCCCTCAGGGATACACGGATTAT GGCATCTATGTGACCGAGGTGCACGAGGGCAGTCCCGCCGCCCGAGCAGGTCTGCGGATCCACGACAAGATCCTGCAGTGCAACGGCTACGACTTCACCATGGTCACCCACAAGAAGGCCGTGAGCTACATCCGGAAAAACCCGATACTCAACATGCTGGTGGCCCGCAAGGGCGTGACCTCCACATAA
- the LOC6739593 gene encoding mediator of RNA polymerase II transcription subunit 30, whose translation MWKYGQNQGNQGPSGGGGGGGGPNMMPMGGFGMQHGNMQQMHMSPQHQQQQQQMGMMGGPGSMQMNPQGPGGPGGLMPGMSPQHQMQQQQQMMQQQMMVPQQGVGVGVGMGGGVGMGGGGVVPQQQQQQPQQNMTQQNIPQQQQQLNPAAGIPPGGAGGSNNMLAISQQNPHKEINIVQLSRLGQETVQDIASRFQEVFASLKGIQPTSHRENNSEKKVQEYFRTIRLLFKRVRIIYEKCNDAGMDYMSAESLIPYRDEPEPRIEPSLCDEYRKVLQENHELIETVKLKNRQLREIIDRTRIIIWEINTMLAMRRS comes from the coding sequence atgtggaaatatggTCAAAACCAGGGCAATCAGGGGCCTTCGggtggtggcggaggaggcgggGGCCCCAACATGATGCCCATGGGTGGATTCGGCATGCAGCACGGTAATATGCAGCAAATGCACATGTCGccgcaacatcaacagcagcaacaacaaatgggcATGATGGGCGGACCGGGTAGCATGCAAATGAATCCCCAAGGACCTGGAGGTCCTGGCGGCCTGATGCCCGGCATGTCTCCGCAGCACCagatgcagcaacagcagcagatgatgcagcagcaaatgATGGTGCCTCAACAAGGAGTGGGCGTCGGAGTGGGAATGGGCGGCGGTGTGGGAATGGGAGGAGGGGGCGTGGttccccagcagcagcaacagcagccccAACAAAACATGACCCAGCAGAACATTccccaacagcaacagcaactcaaTCCGGCCGCAGGAATTCCACCCGGTGGCGCCGGGGGCAGCAACAATATGCTGGCTATCTCGCAGCAAAATCCTCACAAGGAGATTAACATTGTGCAGCTGTCGCGTCTCGGTCAGGAAACGGTGCAGGATATCGCCTCGCGCTTCCAGGAGGTCTTCGCCTCCCTCAAGGGCATCCAGCCCACCTCGCACAGGGAAAACAACTCCGAGAAGAAGGTGCAGGAGTACTTCCGCACCATCCGACTGCTCTTCAAGAGGGTGCGCATCATCTACGAGAAGTGCAACGACGCCGGAATGGATTACATGAGCGCCGAGAGTCTGATTCCCTACCGCGATGAGCCGGAACCGAGAATCGAGCCCTCGCTGTGCGACGAGTACCGGAAAGTCCTGCAGGAGAACCATGAGCTCATAGAGACCGTCAAGCTGAAGAACAGGCAGCTACGCGAGATCATCGATCGGACACGCATCATCATCTGGGAGATCAACACCATGCTGGCCATGCGGCGCTCATAG
- the LOC6736228 gene encoding DNA repair protein Rev1, with product MTRDEDNGFSEWGGYFEAKKSKLEEQFAAASDPFRKSDLFEGISIFVNGRTDPSADELKRIMMVHGGTFHHYERSHTTYIIASVLPDVKVRNMNLSKFISAKWVVDCLEKKKIVDYKPYLLYTNQKTSQPRLMFGKPKDNDANDSKSDVEPPKDKAEMEVDSTNDETQMELGGILKHLHQAVATSPEKEDSASESKITNLSTTSNNSTTARTAADPNFLSEFYKNSRLHHIATLGTGFKQYVCRLRQKHGTQGFPNRETLKYLANSQQNGLARYVMHIDMDCFFVSVGLRARPELRGLPIAVTHSKGGNAATDVPVHPQADRKAELELFAQRFEHHFHDGDKAEKVRSGFDKKMSLSEIASCSYEAREKGIRNGMFVGQALKLCPELKTIPYDFEGYKEVAFTLYDTVAQYTLNIEAVSCDEMFVELTDLVDELNIDVMAFVSHLRQEVYSKTGCTCSAGVASNKLLARMATKEAKPNGQFLLDSKNDILAYMAPMSLDLLPGVGSSMSHKLKQAGLNNCGDVQKTTLWRLERVLGKKLGQNLFQNCRGIDDRPLAYEQARKTVSAEMNFGIRFTNSAECEQFLCQLSDEVTKRLVEIKRKARSVNLKIMVRAAEAPVETSKYMGHGVCDTINKSSLIKHATDDVNVITTVVLNLMREADIPPHELRGIGIHLTRLEDASAVRKENIIKQMFGKMSEMKKDKPIPQEAVGGIAVSGAVGDDKVKKPSMFENKPKPREPRNVFSMLTAAAVSRKSVTEDRSQRGTAKPITRPLSLVPKLDEDVLAQLPEDIRLEVIANKEEHLCIAEYDGNRSPQYPALQSPPLLNPSDSTNLSPLKATDLKPSTSRAAVARLQKRKERKEQEHYIRSDHIVADYIEDMPDFVHPHILKLISHPVTEVPEVPELLMGDKYKDLLNTWVSREEAPSPNDVDLFVKQVSRMIRNDQLDHMCDVMKYLCRIINMKRSCSCCWHMAYKHIEEVIQEQMLTIEGYNLLFIEYIRCRKCS from the exons ATGACCCGCGACGAGGATAATGGTTTTAGTGAATGG GGCGGCTACTTCGAAGCCAAGAAATCTAAACTGGAGGAGCAGTTCGCTGCCGCCAGCGATCCATTTCGCAAGTCGGACCTCTTCGAAGGAATTTCTATATTTGTGAACGGACGGACCGACCCTTCGGCGGATGAACTGAAGCGGATCATGATGGTGCACGGCGGGACCTTTCACCACTACGAAAGGAGCCACACGACGTATATAATAGCCTCCGTTCTGCCCGATGTGAAGGTCAGGAACATGAATCTCAGCAAGTTCATCAGcgccaagtgggtggtggattGTCTGGAGAAAAAGAAGATAGTAGACTACAAGCCCTATCTGCTGTACACAAACCAAAAGACATCGCAGCCTCGGCTCATGTTTGGCAAACCCAAAGACAACGACGCAAATGACAGCAAATCGGATGTGGAGCCGCCGAAAGATAAAGCGGAAATGGAGGTAGACTCTACAAACGATGAAACACAAATGGAGTTGGGTGGCATTCTCAAGCATTTGCATCAGGCTGTGGCCACTTCGCCGGAAAAGGAGGACAGTGCATCAGAGAGCAAGATCACAAACTTATCCACCACCTCGAATAACTCGACCACCGCTCGCACAGCCGCAGATCCAAACTTCTTAAGTGAATTCTATAAAAACTCACGACTGCATCACATCGCCACCCTAGGCACGGGCTTCAAGCAGTATGTCTGCCGGTTGCGTCAGAAGCATGGTACCCAGGGCTTTCCCAATAGAGAGACACTGAAGTACCTCGCGAATTCACAACAAAATGGATTGGCTCGCTATGTGATGCACATTGACATGGACTGCTTCTTTGTGTCCGTGGGCCTAAGAGCCCGTCCCGAGCTTCGTGGGCTGCCGATTGCGGTGACCCACTCGAAGGGAGGTAACGCAGCCACCGATGTACCGGTGCATCCGCAGGCGGACCGAAAGGCAGAGCTGGAACTCTTTGCCCAGCGCTTCGAGCACCATTTCCACGATGGAGACAAGGCGGAAAAGGTGCGCTCGGGCTTCGACAAGAAAATGTCGCTCTCGGAGATCGCCTCCTGCAGCTACGAGGCGCGGGAAAAGGGTATCCGCAATGGAATGTTTGTGGGCCAGGCCCTGAAGCTGTGCCCGGAGCTAAAGACGATTCCGTACGACTTCGAAGGTTACAAGGAGGTGGCTTTCACTCTGTACGACACAGTGGCTCAGTACACCTTAAACATCGAGGCTGTGAGTTGCGACGAGATGTTTGTGGAGCTAACCGATCTGGTAGACGAACTCAATATAGATGTGATGGCTTTTGTGAGTCACCTCAGGCAGGAGGTGTACTCCAAAACGGGATGTACGTGCTCAGCAGGGGTGGCAAGCAACAA gTTGCTGGCGCGTATGGCCACCAAGGAGGCCAAGCCGAACGGCCAGTTCTTGTTGGATTCGAAAAATGATATTTTGGCCTATATGGCGCCGATGTCTTTGGACTTACTGCCCGGAGTGGGCAGCAGCATGAGCCATAAGCTCAAGCAGGCGGGACTGAATAATTGCGGAGATGTTCAGAAAACAACGTTGTGGAGGCTGGAAAGAGTGCTGGGCAAAAAGCTTGGTCAGAATTTGTTCCAGAACTGCAGAGGAATTGATGATCGTCCCTTGGCTTACGAACAG GCACGCAAAACAGTTTCTGCCGAAATGAACTTTGGTATCCGCTTTACCAACTCGGCCGAGTGCGAACAATTTCTGTGTCAGCTCAGCGACGAGGTTACTAAGCGTCTGGTTGAGATCAAGCGCAAGGCTAGATCGGTAAACCTGAAGATAATGGTGCGCGCCGCCGAAGCGCCTGTCGAAACCTCCAAGTACATGGGCCACGGAGTTTGCGATACCATCAACAAGTCCTCTCTGATCAAACATGCCACGGATGATGTGAATGTAATCACCACGGTGGTCCTGAACCTGATGAGAGAAGCCGATATACCGCCCCACGAATTGCGTGGGATAGGCATACACCTCACTAGGCTGGAGGATGCCAGCGCAGTTCGGAAGGAGAACATTATCAAGCAGATGTTCGGCAAAATGTCCGAAATGAAGAAAG ATAAACCCATACCCCAAGAAGCCGTTGGCGGAATAGCAGTATCCGGAGCAGTAGGCGATGATAAAG TCAAAAAACCATCGATGTTTGAAAATAAACCTAAGCCCCGAGAGCCCAGGAATGTGTTCAGTATGCTCACGGCAGCAGCGGTGAGCAGGAAATCGGTAACCGAAGACAGGAGTCAAAGAGGAACTGCAAAGCCGATAACTCGGCCATTATCCCTTGTACCCAAGCTGGATGAGGATGTTTTGGCTCAGCTGCCGGAGGATATACGCCTCGAGGTGATTGCCAATAAGGAGGAACACCTCTGCATAGCCGAGTACGATGGAAATCGTTCTCCACAATACCCGGCCCTCCAATCACCGCCTTTATTAAATCCGTCTGACTCCACCAACCTGAGCCCGCTAAAGGCCACCGATCTTAAGCCATCTACTTCCCGGGCGGCTGTGGCTAGATTGCAAAAGCGCAAGGAGCGCAAGGAACAAGAGCATTACATCCGATCGGATCACATTGTGGCAGATTACATTGAGGATATGCCTGACTTTGTGCATCCCCATATTCTGAAGCTCATCTCACATCCCGTCACGGAGGTGCCGGAGGTACCCGAGCTGCTGATGGGGGACAAATACAAGGACTTGCTGAACACTTGGGTCAGTCGCGAGGAGGCGCCAAGCCCGAATGACGTGGATCTATTTGTCAAGCAGGTTTCTCGTATGATTAGGAACGACCAATTGGACCACATGTGCGATGTGATGAAGTATTTGTGCCG CATCATCAATATGAAACGCAGCTGCTCTTGCTGCTGGCATATGGCTTACAAGCACATTGAGGAGGTTATCCAGGAGCAAATGCTCACGATTGAGGGTTATAATCTGCTCTTCATTGAGTACATTCGGTGCAGAAAGTGCTCTTAA